The following proteins are co-located in the Salvelinus fontinalis isolate EN_2023a chromosome 29, ASM2944872v1, whole genome shotgun sequence genome:
- the mrnip gene encoding MRN complex-interacting protein, which produces MVQEFHVLRCCSCQTYQVQQVKKSKKWNCKLCGEKQSVIKEFGRGSGVDCRRHVQKANARRGEILEEQDQKAWSRWEEVDDVAEKEVVEKAQECCDQNAEEANGSRWSKYLQTSDEGVGQEQAEEENVYMDINHLQGNINVRKRKRGRGENEGRGYHSGEEDTMPPTQGWRAKGKLANPPQHNRPPSSLAPVQWSPKQSTPCRPPVPAYSKPPTVIEPPSTTSSKLSSTSVPYRANAATTSQPSGSSGTAVSQTSKWAQFLTASPEEDETNWSGSTTHMEFQTAGSMFSDVPNVVLKHQNYKASFGQPACSGISKLAGLGGGSGFLGKSTRKTFDRLKSTIPHCGFGQAAESEGGPAHMTLPEESEAPVCHQPPPTKHPCPTLSLGTLFYTDDDFDDTF; this is translated from the exons ATGGTTCAGGAATTTCATGTCCTAAGATGCTGTTCTTGTCAAACCTACCAAGTGCAACAG GTTAAAAAGAGCAAAAAATGGAACTGCAAGCTGTGTGGGGAAAAGCAGTCGGTCATTAAG GAGTTTGGTCGTGGCTCTGGAGTGGATTGCAGACGTCATGTTCAGAAGGCCAATGCCAGGCGTGGAGAGATACTTGAAGAGCAGGACCAGAAAGCCTGGTCACGATG GGAGGAGGTGGATGATGTGGCTGAAAAAGAGGTTGTAGAAAAAGCTCAGGAGTGTTGTGACCAGAAT GCAGAAGAGGCTAATGGGAGTCGCTGGAGTAAATACCTGCAGACGAGCGATGAAGGGGTGGGTCAAGAACAGGCTGAGGAAGAGAATGTTTACATGGACATAAACCATCTCCAAGGCAACATAAATGTCAG aaagaggaagagaggtagaggggagaatgAGGGGAGGGGATATCACAGTGGAGAAGAGGACACCATGCCTCCTACACAAGGCTGGAGGGCGAAAGGGAAGTTGGCTAAT CCGCCACAACACAACAGACCCCCCAGCTCATTGGCCCCTGTACAGTGGTCTCCCAAACAGTCAACTCCCTGCAGACCACCAGTCCCAGCTTACAGCAAACCCCCTACTGTAATTGAACCACCCTCAACTACCAGCAGTAAACTCTCTTCAACCTCAGTCCCCTACAGAGCAAATGCAGCGACGACCTCACAACCTTCTGGATCCTCGGGTACTGCAGTGTCACAGACCTCCAAATGGGCCCAGTTCCTAACTGCCTCTCCTGAGGAAGATGAGACCAACTGGAGTGGTAGTACAACGCATATGGAGTTCCAAACCGCTGGTTCAATGTTCTCAGATGTTCCTAATGTGGTGCTCAAACACCAGAACTATAAAGCCTCTTTTGGACAACCGGCCTGTAGTGGTATTTCCAAATTGGCTGGGCTAGGTGGGGGTAGTGGTTTTCTGGGGAAGAGCACCAGGAAGACATTTGATAGGCTGAAGTCAACTATCCCCCATTGTGGATTTGGGCAGGCTGCCGAGAGCGAAGGAGGTCCTGCCCATATGACGTTACCGGAGGAGAGCGAAGCACCAGTCTGTCATCAGCCCCCGCCCACCAAGCACCCATGCCCTACCCTCTCTCTGGGGACCCTGTTCTACACGGATGACGACTTTGATGACACTTTTTAA